From Leishmania braziliensis MHOM/BR/75/M2904 complete genome, chromosome 35:
TGGCAACAGCGTGTACCACGACATCTGCCCCAACGACCCGCTTTGCAGTCGGTTCGTGTTTCAGGAAAAGCGGAAAATCGCTCCAGCAAGGAGCGGTCGACACATCAACTTAGCCAAGCTGGGCGACGATGAAGAGGAGACACAGAACGTGGAGTATGAGCCGTCGCCACTCATGGCCAAGTCGCTCATATATCATCTGCACTCCGCaggggtgaaggagggagtCACGCTGAACGACAAGCTCTTCCAGCATGTCTACACCTCCGCACACGGCCTCATGCGCATCTTCAAGGTCATGAACGTGAGCGCGGAGAGCAAGAAGTGGGTGGCTGACCCGGCAAACCGCGTGTGCCACCCGCCTGGGTCGTGGATCTGCCCCGGGCAGTACCCGCCGGCGAAGGAGATccaggagatgctggcgcACCGGTACACCAGCCTCAAGGACCTTGTGGATTCCATGAGCGACTCGGAGCGGGAGGGTACGTTGAACGGAGAGTAAGCGAACCTGCAGGGAAGATCgagaaggtgtgtgtgtgtgtgctgcttaTCGTGAACTCAGGAGGAACAGCGCTGACACTCACGGATGTCAGCGATATTTCACTGCGTTTCTGCTCTATCGTCAAATGAGGGGCTTTCCATTTGCCTTTTACCCCTACCTCTCCTAACGTTGCCCGTGTGCAAGTGATGAACTGCAGGTGCCGTGGAGTACACACCAGCGGCCTCTCCTGTGTAGATATGCGTCTGGGGGAGGGCGACGGGATCTTGGCTGCGTCCATCTCTCCCcaactccctctctttctgtttgtCGGCCGGCGTGGCGACGGTAATGCAGCGAGGCCAAGGAAAGAAAACCCCGAAGAAAACGTTATGAGCAGTGAAAAATACTGACACCACCTGCACAGTCAAGGGTAGAAACAGAATAGTCCGATGACCCACCCACTCCTCTCTAGCGTTCGCGACCATTATAAACGCTACGACTGGATGACTTTGTATCCGTGCGTATGGGAGTGTCGATGGTGCTTTGGTGCGCACCCTACCCATCACGGCGTACTCTGAGCCAAGAAGGGGACACTTGTGGATTAcaaacgagagaaaaagaaggacGTGCTGCGCTGTTAATCCACAGCGCCTAGTGGTGTGTCTGTTAATACCCCATTTGGGTGCCGCGTTTCTCTTACGAGAGGTACCGGAACTCTGTGCGGGCAATGGGTTGCCTTCTTCCGTCTTGGATTCCACGCCACTTCCACCTTTACGTTGCATTCCTTCGCAcatcacgcacacgcacacacacacacacacgcacacgtgtgcgaaaccgtcctcctccagtAGAGTaaccgtctctctctcgtgtttGAATCGTTTTCGGGTGCCACCTCGCaaccctttcctcccccctcctccctcctccccactaCCCCTCCCATCCATCCATCTTTTGTAGAGCACGAAACCTCAACGTTACTTGAAGGGTGCAGCCGAAGGGAACGCAAAGGGGAAGGCAGCGCACCCACACGGGGAACTAACAAAAATCCAACTGCATCAGTCAACTACTTACCGAATAAACTGACTTCTACTCGGGGCATCGAGCACGACAGCCAAGAAGCACGcacacggacacacacacacacgcacaagcaaTGGGTAAGAAGAAAGCAATTCCGTCGGGCAGCGTCGGCCCTGCGACAACCACCTCCCGTGAAGCTCCAGGCAAAGACGAAGGTGCCTCCCAACCCGCCAAgactgcagctctgccggTGAAGCCCTTTGTGTTGCCCAACACGCTgacagacgaggaggagttTGTTGGCATCTTTCCCTGCCCTTTCTGGCCAGTGCGATTTGTCATCACAGTGATGGCACTCGTCCTCTTGGGTGCCAGCTGTATCCGCGCCTTCACGATTCGCATGCTATCCGTTCAGCTTTATGGCTACATCATCCACGAGTTCGACCCGTGGTTCAACTACCGCGCCGCCGAGTACATGTCCGCGCACGGCTGGTCCGCCTTCTTCAGCTGGTTCGACTACATGAGCTGGTACCCGCTGGGCCGCCCCGTTGGCACCACCACGTACCcgggcctgcagctcacCGCCGTTGCCATCCACCGCGCATTGGCGGCTGCCGGGGTGCCGATGTCTCTCAAcaacgtgtgcgtgctgatCCCCGCGTGGTATGGTGCCATCGCTACTGCTATCCTGGCCCTTTGCGCTTACGAGGTCAGTAGGTCAATGGTAGCggcggctgttgctgcactCTCATTCTCCATCATTCCAGCACACCTGATGCGGTCCATGGCGGGCGAGTTCGACAACGAGTGCATCGCCGTTGCAGCCATGCTCCTCACCTTCTACTTGTGGGTAcgctcgctgcgcacgcggtGCTCGTGGCCCATCGGCATCCTCACCGGTATCGCCTACGGCTACATGGTGGCGGCGTGGGGCGGATACATTTTTGTGCTCAACATGGTTGCCATGCACGCCGGCATATCATCGATGGTCGACTGGGCTCGCAACACGTACAacccgtcgctgctgcgcgcataCGCGCTGTTCTACGTTGTCggcaccgccatcgccacgCGCGTGCCGCCTGTGGGGATGTCGCCCTTCAGgtcgctggagcagctgggtgcgctggcggtgctcctcttcctgtgcGGGCTGCAGGCCTGCGAGGTGTTTCGCGCACGGGCCGACGTCGAGGTTCGCTCCCGCGCGAACTTCAAGATCCGCATGCGTGCCTTCAGCGTGATGGCTGGCGTGGGTGCGCTTGCAATCGCGGTGCTGTCGCCGACCGGGTACTTTGGCCCCCTCACGgctcgtgtgcgtgcgctgttCATGGAGCACACGCGCACTGGCAATCCGCTGGTCGACTCGGTCGCTGAGCACCACCCCGCCAGTCCTGAGGCGATGTGGACATTTCTTCACGTGTGCGGCGTGACTTGGGGTTTGGGCTCCATTGTTCTTCTTGTGTCGTTGCTGGTGGACTACTCCTCGGCAAAGCTCTTTTGGCTGATGAACTCTGGTGCCGTGTACTATTTCAGCACCCGCATGTCACGACTGCTGCTTCTCACGGGCCCCGCTGCGTGTCTGTCCACTGGCTGTTTCGTGGGGACATTACTGGAAGCGGCGATACAGTTCACCTTCTGGTCCAGCGATGCAACAAAGGCCAAAAAACAGCAAGAGACACAACTTCACCAAAAGGGCGCGCGCAAGCATAGCGACCGGAGTAACTCTAAGAATGCACTGACTGTGCGTACATTGGGCGACGTCTTGAGGAGTACCTCTCTGGCATGGGGTCATCGCATGGTGCTCTGCTTCGCTATGTGGGCTCTTGTTATTACAGTCGCGGTGTGCCTCTTGGGTTCCGATTTCACTTCCCATGCAACGATGTTTGCAAGGCAGACGTCGAACCCGCTGATTGTCTTTGCAACCGTGCTGCGAGACCGCGCTACCGGCAAGCCAACACAGGTATTGGTGGATGACTACCTGCGCAGCTATCTCTGGCTGCGCGACAACACGCCCAGAAATGCGCGCGTGCTGTCCTGGTGGGACTACGGCTACCAGATCACAGGTATCGGCAACCGCACCTCGCTGGCCGATGGCAACACCTGGAACCACGAGCACATCGCCACCATCGGCAAGATGCTGACGTCGCccgtggcggaggcgcactCACTGGTGCGCCACATGGCGGACTACGTCCTCATCTGGGCTGGGCAGGGCGGAGACTTGATGAAGTCGCCGCACATGGCGCGCATTGGCAACAGCGTGTACCACGACATCTGCCCCAACGACCCGCTTTGCCAGCATTTCGGCTTTTACAAGAACGATCGCAATCGCCCAAAACCGATGatgcgcgcgtcgctgctgtacaACCTGCACGAGGCCGGACGAAGCGCGGGTGTGAAGGTGGACCCGTCCCTCTTTCAGGAAGTGTACTCATCCAAGTACGGCCTGGTGCGCATCTTCAAGGTCATGAACGTGAGCGCGGAGAGCAAGAAGTGGGTGGCTGACCCGGCAAACCGCGTGTGCCACCCGCCTGGGTCGTGGATCTGCCCCGGGCAGTACCCGCCGGCGAAGGAGATccaggagatgctggcgcACCGCGTCCCCTTTGACCATGTGAACAGCTTCAGTCGGAAAAAGGCCGGGTCTTATCATGAAGAATACATGCGCCGGATGCGTGAAGAGCAGGACCGATGATAAGGCCCGTGATACCGGCAGCGAGTAAGGCTGGCAATGTCGCAGTTTTTTCATGGACTGGTTGAAGGGAAACTCTCGAGAGGGAAGTAAAATGGAAACAAAAGAGCCGAATGGAAAAAATGTAGCCGCTCCTAGAGTGTGCCAACCCCCCACCACTTCGACCGTGGATAGGCTTATTGATCTAGAGAGGGATGAGACATGATGGTCAGCCTGTGGTGAAAATCCTTACCTTGAAGACTCGCCGCGGAGACAAAGGGAAGCACAGTAAAAGAACCGAAAAGCTGATTCTGATTTGCTGGCtcgggtgtgggtgtgcaaAAGTGCATACGTGTGCCTTATTGCCCGTCGTTGGCAATTCATAACGTTTGGTCGCATCTGTCGAAGGCGCAATGCAACCTTCATCCTTTGCACTCGTgtatcttctctctcgctcgacCAACCACAATGCACCTCTTTTATCAAAGACCCGCTTGTCGCTGACATGCCTCGTATCTCGGaccctctcactctctctctctcctcctgcgtGCTCCTGCGTGTATCTGTCTGCTCGTTGTTTCACCTacgtccacacacacacacacaaatatATACACGCATTAGTAAGCGTAGTacgagcagcagagagaggtaTAGACCCCGAAGCCATAGGGCAAGGGAGGCTGCGCATGTTCTCAGGAAGGAAAGGACTGCGCACTAGAGAACCAGAGTAGGTTTGAAGCGAGAATACCAAGttccccccacctctctcccatATCGTATCGCCTCGCCATaccctctctttgccttATTCACATTTCCCTCAGCGCCACACCTCGTTTGCCAGGGTCGCTagtgaaggagaagaggtgcagTGTGTCGTCACCACGCATGCACCAATTATGTTGCCACTATCACCCACACACCTCTGCCCACTCCCTCTGTTGAttttcctccctcaccaAGCCCTTGCTGCGAGCAAAGAACATGAACATGCTGCGCAcaggcgctgccaccgctagCTCAGCGGTAGTCTCCAGCCGCGAcgtgcggcagcgcagtCAAGGTCTGCCGCGACGGCAAGTTGACATGCATGTTCGTGAAAAAATGAAGTGGCCAATCGCCGTCCTCTCCAGTGTTGAAGCCCTGGCGCTTCTTGTGCAGGGCAGCTTTCAACGGTGGTGCAATGTGGGAAGCGATAGCACAAGGCATGGAATACGGCGATTCCGATTGAGCACTAGCTCTCTGCACAGAAGCCATCTGCGCTGCAGTAAAGCATGTCTGTCGACAGGCATCAAAGGTAAAACACCAAACACAGACCTCCAAGgtgtcagcggcagcgccactgaTCTGAGGCTctcggtggaggaggagctccaCCACCCTCGGGAGAACGTTGGTGCCTTCGCCGattcctcctcttttcgtGATGGAGAGCACCCCAGCGAAGGTGTCGCAACGGGCGCGGCCCCGCTGGCGTCATCCTCCCCTGTGCCGAACGAGGCAGTCGCTTCGATCATCGCAGAGGTGAAAAGCAATGCAGCAATCTTTGATGTCAatggcgacggcagcggcgctgacaCTGCACCTGAGTGGACCGAGCCGACATTGGCAGACCTCGACCGCTCAATTCCTCAAGTGGACTGCGAGTTCATGGCAAGCCTCATCCGAAGTCGCAACCTTCGCCGTGGCGTGTTCCTCACCAAGAAGGAGGTCGTTAAGCAGCGCGTCGAGGAGCTCACGAAAAAGACGACACGGACTGTGAACGAAACCGTCAGGCTACCTTTTGTCGGCGGTCTCGGCCTCGGTTGGTTCAGTAAGCCGAAGGGCGGCGATGTGGTGAAGGGTGAGGAAAGTGGGTTGGTGGCCACGAGCACCGAGGCACCGGTTCTTGCATCGGCTGCCGTGCTGAAGAAGCTGAGCGTGGAAGAGAAGGACTTGCTGCATTCAACTCGTCCCGAGTACGATGACGGCTTCGTTCTTCTTGACTGCCGCACTGTGAACGAGGTGACTTCGTGGGGCATTATAGAAGGTGCTAAGGTGCTGCCAGCCCACGAACTCTTCGAAGCCTTTCACGCGACGCCAGAGGAATTCATGGAGGACTACGGCTTTGCCAAGCCGCGGCCAGATGATATCATAATTTGCTACTGCCAGTATGGTCCGCGCTCGCTGATGGCGGCGCAGATTCTGAGCTGGATGGGCTACCTAAAGGTTATGCACTTCAGAGACGGTTACTACGAATGGGGTAAACAGTACAACCTCCTCCTGCGGAGATGGATGGAGCACGACAAGGAGAGCGGCAACGAGCTTCGCCGCCTCGCTACCTTTCGCGCCGGCcttgagctgcagcgtgagATCGCCCCCGAGTTCAACGCGCTCCCGATGCAGGAGGCCCGGCAGTACCTGCGGGACACTACACGAAGCCCTGGTACGTTGATAGTGGGCGAGGGTCTTCGACTGGAAGCGTATAAGCTGGTGGCAAAGCTGACAGAAGGGCTGGCGCCGCCATCGCTACCTGGCGTTCTTGACGATGACAGTAGCATTGCCCTAACTGGTAGCAGGTGTACCGCGGAGAGCAAGACCACCCAAACGCGTCGTCTCGGAGAACAGCAACTGACGCGTTTTCTCGAGCAGACAACCGGCCTGGACCCGAAGAAGGAGCTCAGTCGGTCAGCCCTTTCTATGAACATGGGCGAAGCACAGGCAATGGTGCTGGACTCCTTGGCGTATGGACACGATCTGGGTGCCTCCCCGGACGCCAAGACATCGCCCatgtcgccaccgccgcgacggAACTAGAACGAGTCCTGAGAGTTACTCATGCACagtttttttgtgtgtgcggtaGGCGTGGCCGTTTGCTGAGGTGGGAGGAGCAAGAAGAATGAAGAATGAGACAGCCCTGATTACATTAGTTGTCTGCAAGGTGGCGTTGCTCCAGTGCCATCCTTTCCATGGAAAGGTCAGTGTCATTGCGTTGCTTCGGTGTATATTGAGCGCATCTGTGTGTGGCTGGGTGCGAAtatgcgtgggtgtgggttGCCCCTTCTTTCCTCGTCACCCGCACTCGcactctccccttctctctggtTTTTCCCTGCTAATGGAGTAGCCGATAGCAGATGTATCCCGCCCTCACCAAGCAAATGAACAGTGGACGAAATCTCATGTTTGCTTTCCTTTTATAGACTGGCGTGCAGGTGCTGACGTGTACCGCTACGCGCCATGGACGAGCACACGGGACACACGGCCCTACGGGTGAGTTCACTCTAACTAACCATGTGGGCATGCCAGCACCTTTCGCACTCCCCAACTGCGTCTGTACACGTGTGGAGCAAAAGTCGACGAAAGgctgcctccgccactgACAAACGATATCATGCGCAtgacaccccctcccctcccccactctgttcatcccctcctctctttcccaaCAGCAACTACATGAGTCAGTGAAGCAGCAACTCCACTCACATACCTTTTTTCCCCATCGTAGTTGAATCCTGTTTCACTCGAAAGCATTACCAGTCTCCCTCACGCATAAGTCCTGGATCTGTGGTTCCGCCTGCCGCTCGCTGGCCTCCAAACCCCCCTCCTACTCCGCTAGCAGCACTCTGTTCCTTAACAAGAAATCCCCAAAAGACCAAAACCAAACAAAAAGAGTGCAGCCATGGCGGACGGAAAGACCTCTGCGTCTGTTGTAGCGGTTGACCCCGAGCGCGCGGCGAAGGAACGCGACGCAGCCGCCCGCGCGATGCTACAAGACGGCGGCGTCTCGCCGGTCGGAAAGGCTCAGCTGTTGAAGAAGGGACTCGCGTACGCCGTTCCGTATACCCTCAAGATCGTCGTGGCAGACCCCAAGGCAATGGAGAAGACGACGGCAGATGTAGAGAAAGTGCTCCAGACCGCCTTCCAGGTGGTCGACACCCTTCTCAACAACTTCAACGAGAACAGTGAGGTGTCCCGCATCAACCGAATGCCCGTTGGTGAAGAACACCAGATGTCTGCGGCGCTGAAGCGTGTGATGGGCTGCTGCCAGCGTGTGTACAACTCGTCGCGCGGCGCCTTTGACCCTGCAGTCGGCCCGCTCGTCCGTGAGCTACGCGAGGCCGCTCGTGAGGGGAGGACGCTGCCAGCGGAGCGCATCAACGCCCTCCTCAGCAAGTGCACGCTGAACATCAGCTTCTCCATTGACCTAAACCGTGGCACAATCGCCCGTAAGCATGCGGACGCGATGCTGGACCTTGGTGGTGTGAACAAGGGCTACGGTGTCGACTACGTCGTCGAACACCTCAACAATCTCGGCTACGACGATGTCTTCTTTGAATGGGGCGGTGATGTGCGTGCCAGTGGGAAGAACCCGTCAAATCAACACTGGGTCGTCGGCATCGCGCGCCCACCCGCTTTAGCGGACATTCGTACAGTGGTGCCGCAGGACAAGCAGTCCTTTATCCGTGTGGTGTGCCTCAACGACGAGGCCATCGCCACCAGCGGTGACTACGAGAACCTCGTTGAGGGCCCTGGGTCAAAGGTATATTCATCTACCTTCAATGCAACGTCCAAGAGCCTGCTGGAGCCGACCGAGACGAACATAGCACAGGTTTCCGTAAAGTGCTACAGCTGCATGTACGCCGATGCCCtggccaccgctgcgctccTCAAGAACAACCCGACGGCCGTTCGCCGCATGCTGGACAACTGGCGCTACGTGCGCGACACCGTCACCGACTACACCACCTACAGCCGTGAGGGTGAGCGTGTTGCCAAGATGTTCGAAATCGCCACGGAGGATAAGGAGATGCGCGCGAAGCGCATCAGTGGCTCGCTCCCGGCCCGTGTGATCATCGTTGGTGGCGGTCTGGCCGGTTGCTCGGCTGCGATCGAAGCAGTCAACTGTGGCGCGCAGGTAATTCTCCTCGAGAAAGAGGCAAAGAttggcggcaacagcgccaaGGCAACATCCGGCATCAACGCCTGGGGCACTCGTGCGCAGGCGAAGCAGGGCGTCATGGACGGTGGCAAGTTCTTTGAGCGCGACACACACCGTTCCGGCAAGGGTGGTCACTGCGATCCGTGCCTTGTCAAGACGCTCTCTGTGAAGAGCTCTGACGCGGTGAAGTGGCTGTCCGAGCTGGGCGTGCCGCTGACGGTGCTGTCGCAGCTCGGCGGTGCAAGTCGcaagcgctgccaccgcgcccCAGATAAGTCAGATGGTACCCCAGTCCCGATCGGCTTCACGATCATGAAGACCCTGGAGAACCACATCATCAACGACCTCAGTCACCAGGTCACTGTAATGACAGGCATTAAAGTGACAGGGCTAGAGAGCACGAGCCATGCCCGCCCTGATGGCGTCCTTGTGAAGCACGTCACGGGCGTCCGCCTCATCCAGGGCGACGGGCAGTCCAGGGTGCTGAACGCCGACGCCGTCATTCTCGCCACCGGCGGCTTCTCGAACGACCACACGGCCAACTCGCTTCTGCAGCAGTACGCACCGCAACTATCCTCCTTCCCCACAACCAACGGCGTGTGGGCCACAGGCGATGGCGTCAAGGCGGCGCGTGAGCTTGGCGTGGAGCTTGTCGACATGGAcaaggtgcagctgcacccgaCCGGCCTGCTGGACCCGAAGGATCCGTCGAATCGCACCAAGTACCTCGGCcccgaggcgctgcgtggctccggcggcgtgctgctgaACAAGAACGGTGAGCGCTTTGTGAACGAGCTGGACCTGCGCTCCGTCGTGTCGCAGGCGATTATTGAGCAGAACAACGTCTACCCCGGGTCCGGCGGCAGCAAATTCGCATACTGTGTGCTGAATGAGGCCGCGGCGAAGCTCTTCGGAAAGAACTTCCTGGGCTTCTACTGGCACCGTCTTGGCCTCTtcgagaaggtggaggacgTCGCTGGCCTGGCGAAGCTGATTGGCTGCCCCGAGGAGAATGTGACGGCAACTCTGAAGGAGTACAAGGAGCTCTCCTCCAAGAAGCTGCACGCCTGCCCGTTGACTAACAAGAACGTGTTCCCGTGCACCCTGGGAACCGAGGGGCCCTACTACGTAGCCTTCGTCACGCCGTCGATCCACTACACCATGGGCGGCTGCCTCATCTCCCCTTCGGCTGAAATGCAGACGATAGACAATACCGGCGTGACCCCCGTTCGTCGTCCCATCCTTGGGCTCTTTGGCGCTGGCGAGGTGACTGGTGGCGTGCACGGTGGAAACCGCCTCGGCGGCAACTCGCTGTTGGAGTGCGTCGTCTTTGGAAGGATCGCCGGCGACCGTGCAGCCACAATTCTGCAAAAAAAGAACGCGGGGCTGTCCATGACGGAGTGgtcgacggtggtgctgcgtgAGGTGCGCGAGGGTGGCGTGTATGGTACCGGCTCGCGCGTACTGCGATTCAACATGCCCGGCGCGCTGCAGAAAACGGGCCTTGCGCTTGGTCAGTTCATCGCCATGCGTGGTGACTGGGAcggtcagcagctgctcggctACTATAGCCCCATCACGCTGCCAGACGACATCGGTGTGATTGGTATCCTCGCCCGTGCCGACAAGGGCCGCCTAGCGGAGTGGATCTCTGCCCTACAGCCTGGCGACGCGGTGGAGATGAAGGCGTGCGGTGGTCTCATTATTCACCGCCGCTTCGCTGCCCGCCATCTCTTCTTCCGCAGCCACAAGATTCGCAAGCTGGCTctcatcggcggcggcacgggTGTCGCACCGATGCTGCAGATTGTGCGGGCTGCGGTGAAGAAGCCCTTCGTAGACTCGATCGAGAGCATCCAGTTCATCTACGCCGCCGAGGACGTATCGGAGCTGACGTATCGCACGCTGCTTGAGAGTTACGAAAAGGAGTACGGCTCTGGTAAGTTCAAGTGCCACTTCGTCCTCAACAACCCTCCTTCTCAGTGGACCGAGGGCGTCGGCTTCGTTGATACCGCTCTGCTGCGCTCCGCCGTGCAGGCGCCGTCCAACGACCTTCTGGTGGCCATCTGTGGTCCGCCGATCATGCAGCGTGCTGTGAAAAGTGCACTCAAGGGCCTCGGCTACAACATGAATCTCGTGCGCACGGTGGATGAGCCAGAGCCTCTCTCGGCCAAGATTTAAATccaaacacgcacacaaaacGGCATGCGCgatggtgtgcgtgtttCATTCAATTCCCTTTACAGGTCTCGGTGGGGAGAAGGGCCAAAAAGGAggtacgcacacacacacacacagagggagacagagtGAGTGGGTgcaaagaggagaaacaTAAGAGTGATGCAAATGACTCATACAAGGTGCAAACGAGAGTTGGGCACATACctgtacacacgcacgcatgtaTGCGACTCTTTAtcttgcgtgcgtgtgcgctcgTGTGCTCATTTCAGCGGCAGGAAGAAGATAGAAAAGACCCAGAAACGAACCTCGGTGTCGTCCCGCTACCAAACATCCCCTCTTTGTTTCCTGATTTTTGCTCCTGATTTGATCCCTGGCTGTTGTTTACGTTTGATGCGATCAGTGTTTTGCGGCTCCTCAAAGTCGGTTTGGGGGGATCAACACTTAAAGGATGAGGTGTTTCGCACGTGTTTGAGTGtacacatgtgtgtgtgtgtgcgtgtgccagCCGAGAGGTGGGGTGAGTCCACCATCTTCACTGCTTGCTTTTGTGTCCCTGTTCGTTCTGTGCTGTATCCTGTCGTGTTTTTTTTAGTGTCGTCCTTTCTTTTCACGTCGTTTGACTGAGATGCCCCCGCTCTTCTCTTGTctcaccttttttttttgctcacCCCTTTGCTGTGCCTTTCTTTTGCTGCATGAACTACCCAGaaatacacgcacacgcacacgcgcacacttactcgccccctccccccttgtGCCCCACTTTCGCTCCTGATGAATGTATTCCCGCACCGCACACATAGCAcacacccccttcccctctcctcctcctcctccagtaCAAAAGCCcaagaggcagagaaagcaGCGAGAGGCGGGGCACAAAGTTGAGACCAAATTCTTCGAGAGGGGTAGGTGGGATGTGTGGGACGAAGACGACAACCCGGTGAAAGATGCGGAGGCGCTCTGTGCCGCGTTGGCAGGGGGGAGATCACAGCAAATACCTGCACGCTTTTCGAGGATTGCTCCACCCAAACCCCCTCTTGTATTCCCCAAGACGCTCCGTGGGAACCTCAAAGCAACACGAAGACAGGATTCACGTATTGCCAAGCCGCACCCGCTTGCTCACTTGTTTCACGATCACCTGAGAGGGGGCAGGGTGCTTGTGGGTGAAAGGAGGGTTAATGCATCCATATctgtccttctctcgctccctcttaCCCCGTCGTTATCGTGGCGCTTCTCCCTCAAGCCCAatacgcagacacacacatgcgcagcgTCACACCGACGACTGCGTGTGTAGGCATATCGGCCCAGTCTCACCCCAAGAATCCTGCGTCCATGAAGGTTTTTTTCTGTTCTGCTCCTTCTGTTCCTTCTGGTgccctaaccctaaccctgcggtgagtgggtgcgccctctctctgggTTTTTCGATGTGtctgcaggcgcagcggaGCGGAGCGTTCATTAGTCATTACTACTTCCTCGATCGTAATGA
This genomic window contains:
- a CDS encoding putative oligosaccharyl transferase subunit; amino-acid sequence: MGKKKAIPSGSVGPATTTSREAPGKDEGASQPAKTAALPVKPFVLPNTLTDEEEFVGIFPCPFWPVRFVITVMALVLLGASCIRAFTIRMLSVQLYGYIIHEFDPWFNYRAAEYMSAHGWSAFFSWFDYMSWYPLGRPVGTTTYPGLQLTAVAIHRALAAAGVPMSLNNVCVLIPAWYGAIATAILALCAYEVSRSMVAAAVAALSFSIIPAHLMRSMAGEFDNECIAVAAMLLTFYLWVRSLRTRCSWPIGILTGIAYGYMVAAWGGYIFVLNMVAMHAGISSMVDWARNTYNPSLLRAYALFYVVGTAIATRVPPVGMSPFRSLEQLGALAVLLFLCGLQACEVFRARADVEVRSRANFKIRMRAFSVMAGVGALAIAVLSPTGYFGPLTARVRALFMEHTRTGNPLVDSVAEHHPASPEAMWTFLHVCGVTWGLGSIVLLVSLLVDYSSAKLFWLMNSGAVYYFSTRMSRLLLLTGPAACLSTGCFVGTLLEAAIQFTFWSSDATKAKKQQETQLHQKGARKHSDRSNSKNALTVRTLGDVLRSTSLAWGHRMVLCFAMWALVITVAVCLLGSDFTSHATMFARQTSNPLIVFATVLRDRATGKPTQVLVDDYLRSYLWLRDNTPRNARVLSWWDYGYQITGIGNRTSLADGNTWNHEHIATIGKMLTSPVAEAHSLVRHMADYVLIWAGQGGDLMKSPHMARIGNSVYHDICPNDPLCQHFGFYKNDRNRPKPMMRASLLYNLHEAGRSAGVKVDPSLFQEVYSSKYGLVRIFKVMNVSAESKKWVADPANRVCHPPGSWICPGQYPPAKEIQEMLAHRVPFDHVNSFSRKKAGSYHEEYMRRMREEQDR
- a CDS encoding putative NADH-dependent fumarate reductase, producing MADGKTSASVVAVDPERAAKERDAAARAMLQDGGVSPVGKAQLLKKGLAYAVPYTLKIVVADPKAMEKTTADVEKVLQTAFQVVDTLLNNFNENSEVSRINRMPVGEEHQMSAALKRVMGCCQRVYNSSRGAFDPAVGPLVRELREAAREGRTLPAERINALLSKCTLNISFSIDLNRGTIARKHADAMLDLGGVNKGYGVDYVVEHLNNLGYDDVFFEWGGDVRASGKNPSNQHWVVGIARPPALADIRTVVPQDKQSFIRVVCLNDEAIATSGDYENLVEGPGSKVYSSTFNATSKSLLEPTETNIAQVSVKCYSCMYADALATAALLKNNPTAVRRMLDNWRYVRDTVTDYTTYSREGERVAKMFEIATEDKEMRAKRISGSLPARVIIVGGGLAGCSAAIEAVNCGAQVILLEKEAKIGGNSAKATSGINAWGTRAQAKQGVMDGGKFFERDTHRSGKGGHCDPCLVKTLSVKSSDAVKWLSELGVPLTVLSQLGGASRKRCHRAPDKSDGTPVPIGFTIMKTLENHIINDLSHQVTVMTGIKVTGLESTSHARPDGVLVKHVTGVRLIQGDGQSRVLNADAVILATGGFSNDHTANSLLQQYAPQLSSFPTTNGVWATGDGVKAARELGVELVDMDKVQLHPTGLLDPKDPSNRTKYLGPEALRGSGGVLLNKNGERFVNELDLRSVVSQAIIEQNNVYPGSGGSKFAYCVLNEAAAKLFGKNFLGFYWHRLGLFEKVEDVAGLAKLIGCPEENVTATLKEYKELSSKKLHACPLTNKNVFPCTLGTEGPYYVAFVTPSIHYTMGGCLISPSAEMQTIDNTGVTPVRRPILGLFGAGEVTGGVHGGNRLGGNSLLECVVFGRIAGDRAATILQKKNAGLSMTEWSTVVLREVREGGVYGTGSRVLRFNMPGALQKTGLALGQFIAMRGDWDGQQLLGYYSPITLPDDIGVIGILARADKGRLAEWISALQPGDAVEMKACGGLIIHRRFAARHLFFRSHKIRKLALIGGGTGVAPMLQIVRAAVKKPFVDSIESIQFIYAAEDVSELTYRTLLESYEKEYGSGKFKCHFVLNNPPSQWTEGVGFVDTALLRSAVQAPSNDLLVAICGPPIMQRAVKSALKGLGYNMNLVRTVDEPEPLSAKI